The sequence below is a genomic window from Uranotaenia lowii strain MFRU-FL chromosome 2, ASM2978415v1, whole genome shotgun sequence.
cgaaatcgtcccgaccacacACGGAGAATAAAGTATAGTTTTTCCAACTATATTCCGCCTATATTGAACTATATTTCTGATTaattctcggctaactataaatattaaactTCGAACTATATATATAATAGATGATCTGGTTGATTTTTTGCATCCAACTATACATATGATAGATTAAATTATAGccgtatgattgattttgtgcattcaactatacatatgataaattcaactataatcgtatgattgattctatgcACTTAACAATAagtatagtagattcaactatacttatataattgattcaatcataagtattatagattcaattatactaatataattgattcaatcataaatattatagattcaactatatctatatgattgattttttgcatCCAACTATATGTATATTATTAAGATTACTATAATACAGTTGGCTTAAAGTTGTGTTCTATCGCtgcatcaaaattaattttatgtatctagcaatttttaattttattttaaatcactcATTCGTCATCCAGTTCGGATACATAAAGGAGGTACAATGGAAACAGCATGCTTGTTCGGTCAGACTCCAGTGATGGAATTGTTCCCACTCGGGTGGAATGCTGTTCGAAGGCCCTCCGGAAGCTTCCAGTGCGGAACCAGTAAGCACATTTGACCCGAACTATAGATTTGCGAATGATTTcctgctaaaaaaaaaatcttatctataactgatttaataaaaatgggaCAAGACTCACGGAGTTATTTATGTTCCGGCAGACGGTGACTAAATTCTTCCACCATCTCATTTTCTCGGAACCGGTCCCCACCGCCATCAAATGAGATGCACATCCAACAGATGAACCGGGTTGTCTTTACCCTGTCCGGGGATCCCGGAGATGgtaaacaagaaaacaaaattatgttaaattgtGGTGCTTCATTATaaagcaaataaatttaaaaatttcacccgTCGTGCTACTCAGGACACACTACTTGCCGTAGTTGGTGCGACAACCAGCGCCTCCGTTCCCTGGTGGCCAACGAGGACCATTTCGAGCCGGACAACGACAATCGGTGCCACCCAGCCGGGATGTCCAACAATTCCTCCAGCGGCATCGATTCCTTCGTTTTGATTTAAGCTGCTGCCGCATCTGGATTGAGTTGACCTAAAGGAGGAAAAAATTTGCcacaagtttatttaaaaaaaagcaaatgtaTGCACCTTCGCTAATTACcttttgtttttgccattgGTAAACACCCAGCCACCTGCTGCTGAAGGCACTCTGACTACGCTTAtgtaaatacatttttattcaagtatcacacaatcaatcgtaacaatataattttatttactaTGTTTATAGTTCAaaacctagaatcaatcatacaattgtagttgaatctatcatattgacaattgaatcaattataccactacagttgaatctatcatatttacaattgaatcaattataccactacagttgaatctattatatttatagttgaatgccaaaaatcaatcatacaattgtagttgaatcaatcatatctacagttgaatcaattataccattacaattgaatcaattataccattacaattgaatctattatattcaaagttgattgcataaggtcaatcagcagtttgtagttgaatctattgtatttatagttggatgcataaaataaatcatacagttgaatgcattatattgatagttgattgcgtaaggacaattagaagtttgtatttgaatctattatataagaagttggatgcgaaaaaatcaactgcatttcgattattggtataacaagctgaaataattggaacaactttcgtcttttttctccgtgcaggttaaaagattaagtgtgtaaggcccggcaattcagatttggaaaagcggaagcctaactgaatatttttcctgaattttatactaattaaacttgaaattgaaatcaatatgatattttaaataaacgatttcatcgatttacacgcgttttcccttgaccaaattttgaccgtatcaccctttattgaacgcaatgaataaaatgaatttaaacgacATTTTGCggcaaaaatacaatctttgaaccgcaataatttctttgtttgtttgttcgtgtTCCAGTTTTCAGGTAAATTGTTAGTCTTCATTTCAATTTAATGAAATCAACATAAAGGAGCAATTGATTTGTTAAGacaaaattttcgatgaaaacctgattttttaaaacgtaTTGCTTATAAGAGCTGCATTTGTTTGgtgatattttgtaaaaaaattcttcagacAAACTTCGTTGAAACTTCGCCAGaagttatttgttttattttaatatgcACAAACTCTTACCGAAGAAATTATTTGGGAATGGATTCAGTAAGGTAGTTACCATTTACTGCAGCTCTAAACAAAGCTGAGTTTCAtccttcaaattttgaatttccatgCGGCGCATTGACATCTGCTGGTTCATACAGCTGGTGTACGATGGAATTTTGGCGTTCAAATCATCCTCAAACTCACGAATAGTTTGATCGAATTCCGGGACCGATTCATCTACGTTCAGTTGCAAATTGGCGATGGCGTCCAGAACTGATTGCGGATTGTTGATGATGTTGCGTCTCTCGAATACCTCGAACAGGCTATACTTGTTGATGTTACTCTCGTCTGTTTGGAACTGACCGTAGATGGTGGCAACGATACCGGAAATGCTGTTGTCTAGAGCCTTGATACAATTGGAGAAGTCAATTCCGATCCATCCCATGATACCCTCAAGCTTGGGCACGTTGTTCTCCCAGCACCAGCTGTCTAAGGCTTTGCCGTACTCCATGACTTCCGATTCCTCCTTAATGATTTGTTGCAACAGATCCGTTTTGGTGACGAACACATTGTGGTAGAAGTTGTTTAAAGCATTCGACGCCTTCTGTTTTGCTTCGGACACTTTCAAGACGGCTGAATCCTGAGCATATTTGATCTCTGGAATGGCCTCACGCAGTTTTGTCAATGCATCGATCGATGACTGGCGAGATTGGGCTGATCCAAGAGCCTTAAACGAACAATCAGTCAACAGAAAATAGGTCACAAATAAGTGATGAACTTACCACAAAAGCTAGTAGAACGGAGGCGATGAACAGCTTCATGTTCGAAATATTTGAGAGTTGAATTTACAACTAGACTTCAGAGGCAATCGAATTGAGAATGATAGCTTGTACAGGAATAAACGAAGCTTTTATACTCCCTAAACAGCAGAGCTTTTGGGGTTAGATTAGATTACTAATTCGTGCTATCTGAGGCTTTAAAAGATCATGAGAAAAGTAATAACAAGCGAATGAAAAAATGGCTTTCTTTTTGGTCGTTAGAACACAAGGATACCGTAGTAAATTTGACTAACTTTGACGGTCTTCGAATAATTTTAATgcaatttaaattgtttaaaaaagtggATCAAAGCAAAGAAtcgaaggaccggcaaattgaatatacatATTTATTCGGAGAAAATCGTGTTAAATGGGTACGGGTATTGGGTTatgggtattgaccatgggtgcacggtttctctttaattttgttttagtaggtattttctagtttttcaacatgttgcttataaattatacctgatattgtaggttttaaagcatagtttttctataagtagagcaatttaccatgggtgcacgggttcacctccatttatccaaaatcaactttttttttgcatgttaaaggtaaagaatGAAGGCTTTTATGGATTCAAAAGGAAATTTGTgtttacatgatttttcactatgggtgcacgaattcaccgcatttttatcaaatattgttttttttgcaaattttttaaaagcattttgaTAATTCAACTAAAAGAAAACCCGAAACAAtgtttatttgtctttttttgtataaaggtgcatttacagttctttcgaacgtgaaaatgaaaaattcttcaaaaactcggctatgctgcatttcatggctgcgaaactaggtggaatagatgcggaatggttgaacgattatttttgaactgatttccttgttcaaagccctttaatattaattttatttcaattcccccgattttcactgcggaatattttttccgcgttcactgacattccgctcgaagtgtaaacgcactgagcgaacgtgaaaacgggaaacgaacaagagtggtgaatataaattccgcgttcattttcacgtccgaatggcaatgtgcattctgaaaaaaatttcaccgatgacggaaaaatttttgcttcataaaaaattagttttttaatttgtaagcacatttgaaggcaattaaaggcttaaaatactacgagtttgaaatgaaacgcatacgatatgtttttttttaactttaaaacccgcttgggcatcatttaattgcacctgttggaagagtttctcgacaaaaaaatgtacctgttggaagagcttctcaacgaataaatgtaaatgaagatcatcgaatggccagattccattgaaataaaaaaaatagattccgctttgttcaaatgtgtgtttcagaaaaggtatggaaataattataacaatttatgaaatcattcaaaaataatgtgttttaaggagaactgaaaagcagaaaaattaacaaactaaagagtactgatgcattttaattaaataaaaaccttttcaattgtttcactaattaaaagtaattttgaaattttttttgtcaatttttaatcaagaacaaaaaacggctatcttgtagaagttatattcataacgtcctttcaataagtttttcaaaagaaacgaatcgctaaagctcgttactccttgatcgataaatactttttgggagtactttaaatttataaaatttaatttaaattcattgtattcaaaGATAAGAGCTTTGGGATTATTCGATTAAATtaatcgttttcaaagctgaatatgttttgaagaagaacaatatgtttttttgagaaatttaaatttgagcattggttcgacaagtatcgatcaaaacattggttgaatgatctgtcattttccgatcgaaaccaatttctacccgcagttgaacaaacctcttactaattttgaagattttaccgatttgacatttcactgcggaatattttttcactgtggtgagttcacgttcacgttcgagttcgagttcacaagaactgtaaaccgggcttaaaaaatcaacggatcacatgttgatccaaatgataacttaatccaaaataactttctaaaattaaaatccactcgACACAGTTCTGGACACGTCAAATATTTCTCTTCGGAAcacatttctcgaaacgtcaaaatcaaaatgctcagaaaaacgattaaaagtttttaagattccgACAAAAGCGCTGTTGGCCCCATAGTTGTTCAGACGAATGGGAACGTAAAGCTGCAAATGCTGGTttcttaatcctcggggtcgtacactaagaGGGACAGCCTCCAGCAGCGCGGGAGAGTCTATTCTCGATGTCAACAGGTCAGCCACAATCAAAGCTCGAGTAGCGTTCCTACGAACTTGAAGCGTATCCAAGtctatgaggcggcaaaaaattttcgtagcttggcagacgaaacggatcgtgccaattcaagtgacgaactatgcagcaataaagacttttaaggcagtaaacgtctttgaagtctttgacCATGCGAAACAGAAATCCaaggtttctagaagctttttcaacaacatagttcgtgtgagtcttgtactccagccgttgatcgaggataactcctagatcgttgatgtgttctACTCGGGTGATGGTATCGCTTCCAAGGATGTACTCAGCATGAAGAGTgtgccgcttacgggaaaatgatataatcgagcatttgctgcggttcaacggcagacagttaatgtcgcaccagtgagcaaataCGGAAAATTGCTGCTGTAAAAAGTCGATGCTGcagatgacctgaaactttttcacgccataaacaaccaagacgagttgtttatggcgtgaaaaagtttcaggtcaagaagcgagagtgcgtcattgaagtagattacgaaaattatcggtcctaaatggcttccttggggcACACCTGACGGGACAGGGAATTGCCTagaaaaggattcaccagttcGAACGGATAATTTCCGTCCCGTTAAataactccggaaccaatccagtagaGATCCATAGAATTCTAAGCATCCGAGCTTTGCAAtagcaatatcatggttcacaTTGTCGAAAGTTTGGGTCTTCCTGGCAAAGCAGTCTTGAACGAAAGATGTGCAGCTCAGTAAGTTGGTAGTTGTGGATCGTTTATTTAtgaatccatgctggtcgttggaaatGTGAGGCTTGCAGAACGAGAAAACAGGATCCAAAACCATCCATAGTCCATAGCCATTAAGATGATTCTGGCAGCAGCGCTTGCTGATCTTTTTATATGCAGAGTTCAGTTTGCGGTATTTATTCTGAGCGTAGAGCAACTAGTGCTTGTTATAGTTACGAAGAGCACGTCTTCAGTTgccgcagttctttagtgaccCACGGAGTCCGTAGGTTAGCACCTACGCTACGTTTCGGCACATGACGATCGATAGTGTAATTAAGGATATTCGTAAATATCTCTGCAGCTGCGTTGGGATCAGAGAGAGCGAACTCGACTTCCCATTCGATGAATTACAGAACGTGCACGATAGCTTCGGAATCcatattcttgaaatctttatagTATGACATTTTCTCaacatgaatttgaaataaacaatttttatttttagtccagtttttttcatttctggtaaaaaagtatttcaatcatatcttgaaataatatatttatttatttattatttaaaaaaaaaacaggtattGCAAATGTTCTTATATTGTTGTATTTTTATCTCATAAGATGGTAATTGAGTCAACAGCCAGCTTCTATTAGCGATGGATCCTCAGTTCACTCTACCCCGCTTcgacacgacgacgacgacgaccctACATCTGTTCTTCTTCGCACCGACAATGGTTCTTCACCGGGACGCATCGAATTGGGCATTTTGGAGACCTCGGAGCACTTCGACTCAATCGCGCTAATTCCggccagcgtcatcagtcgtcccggccctgagttcgattgttGAGAAGAGGTTTTCCAGCCTGCATTCTCAGGCAAGTACATACGTTGTTTTAGAACCTTCCCATTGCGTGGCATGCTTTGACCTGAATCACCTGCTGCCTGCCTTTGAGTACGATCGTATTACAGCTtcttcaccgggacgcaacgaccAAGGCACTTCGGAGACCCCTGAGTCCATCGATTCAGTCACGCTGATTCCCGcctgcgtcatcagtcgtcccggccctgagttcgattttggcgacggggttctccagcctgcagcTACAGGCAAGTATCCATTTTATGTTGGCCCTCCTCCTCGTGATGGACTCTCCCTTTCCAATGCACTGCGAGCCTATCACCGTGCTACGCCCACTAGTTCTTCGGCACGTTCTTTTCCGAACCTCGAAAATGTAGCAACTTGTACAAGGCCTtcagcaccgggacgcaacgtatcAGGACTACCGGAGACCCCtttgcccttcgactcagtcgcgctgtttcctgccaGCGTCTTCAGTCGTCCCGGTCCTGAGTTCGTATGTAGCGACTCAGGCAAGTATGGCACTCCCGACCGGTTTCCTCCGCCTGACTCTCTTTTCCAATGTTCTTGGATCTAGCCCTGCTTCGAAAACTTTTGACTCAATAACCTTGTACTACCAGAACGTCGGAGGTATGAACTCGTGTCTAACGGACTATCTGCTCGCAAGCTCATGTTGCTGTTACGACATTGTCGCCttcacggaaacatggctgaacgacCGTACTCTTTCGAGCCAGATATTTGGACCTGACTATTTAGTGTTTCGTTGCGATCGCAGTCCACGTAATAGCAAAAAGACCATCTGTGGCGGAGTGCTGATTGCCGTTAAGATTTCCCAGCGTTGATCATCGAAGACAGTTCTTGGAGTGATCTGGAAATTGTATTGATCCGCATTGATCTTGGTGACCGTAAACTTTATGCCTGCGTACTGTATCTGCTTCCTGACCGCACGAGAGATGTTGCCCTAGTTAAGTCTTTTTCGCGCTACTTATCTAAAGTTAGTTCTCTCTGTGCACCCGAAGATGACATTCTAGTGATTGATGACTTCAATTTGCCaggtttgaagtggtgctccaacCATATTTAGTATTTTCAACCCTATCGAACGTCATACTAGACTCCCTGAGTACAGCGACTTTGCGGCAGATTAACAGCGTGACAAACGAAAACGGTCATATGTTGAATCTCTGCTTTGCCAGCGATGGGTATCGTGTACCTTTCGTTGTTTTGGCTCTCGCTCCGTACGTTAAATCGGTACACCATCATCCTGCTTTATTGGTTTCGCTCGATGTCTAGACTAGACTTGCTCCTTTCGCAAAATTAGCACCCTACCTTGACTTCAAGAACGCCGATTTTGACGAGATTTCTCGTACCCTGGTTTCCATCGATTGGGAAACTGAGCTCGACTTATCTAATTCCAACACTGTGACCGAAACCTTCTCGCACATTTTGAGTTTCGTTATCGATCGTCACGTACCAAAACACACTACTGAAAAGAATATACGGACTCCTTGGTTCACGACTGAACTACGACGACTAAAGACGGCAAAGAGATGTGCCcttagaaattttaacaaatcaagATCCGCCTATACTAAGGACATTTATCGTAGACTAAATTCTGTTTACAAAATGTCAGCAAACGTTGTCACCAAAACTATCTAACTCGAGTTCAGCGTGATCTTAAGTCCAGACCAAAATCGTTCTGGAAACATGTTAAAAGTCAGCGGAAAAGAACCTGGTTTGCCAAGccaaatgtttctggatgacaatgcggcgaactctgatcgtggaATCTGTGATCTCTTTGCCGAAAAATTCTCGTTTATCTATTATACAACATCGATATCCCCTGAACATCTGGATAGTGCAGTCAGGAATATTGCGCCACTGGGCTTCTCTATAAACAACATTGTGGTTGAGGATGCAGTCATCTCAAAAACAGCAGCtaagctcaaattttttttctctacgggtccggacggaATACCTGCTACTTTTATTAATCGTTTCATGCTTGTTTTGCTGACTCCTGTTAAgcttattttccaagcttcgcttgacaGAGCCATCTTCCCCTCACTATGGAAGgaggcttacatgtttccggtgtTTAAAAAAGGTAACAGGTTAGAGGGTGAATGACCACGAAggttaaaatcctctttaaataaataaaaatagactAGGTAACAGGAGAAATGTCAACAACTACCGACTGGGGAATCTCGGCATTATGCGCAGTAGCCAACAGTAGCCACGACAACTAACCTTCTGACGTTTACTTCTtacgtgcatgaaagttttgctgcgaAGTCTCAAAACGACGCTATTTACACCGATTTGTCTGCGGCATTCGACAAAGTCAACCACGATATTGCCATTGGAAAGCTCGAACGCCTGGGTTTCTGTGGAACTCTTCTTGACTGGTTCCGGAGCTACCTATCAGGACGTAAATGCACAGTTCGCACGGAGGACTCTTTCTCCAGACAATTCTCTGCttcttctggtgtgcctcagccTTTTTCCGCTGAGTATTTCCTCGGAGATGAACCAATCGCACACGAAGAACACATCAATGATCTGGGTGTAATTCTAGACCGGAAGCTGGAATTCAGGACACACACAAACTACGTTGTCGACAAAGCCTCGAGAAGTCTTGGACTCTTATTCGAGTGTCCAAGGACTTCAAGtatgtgtattgcctgaaaagtttgtattgcagtattgttcgctctatccttgaatatgcatcagctgtttggtgtccctactaccagaatggggccgaacggatcgaggctatacagcggcgcttcttgcgattcgcccttagacacctgccttggcaagacccgtttcacTTGCCAAGCTATAAACATCGATGCCGTCTCATAGACATAGACACTCTTTAAGCCCGCAGAAACGCAACACGAGCTTCCTTCGTCGCCGATCTCTTGACATCGCGAATTGACTGCCCCACGCTCCTAGAAGCCATTCCtctaagtgtgcgaccccgtggACTTAGAAACCAAGATCTGCGATTGTATATTCCCATTCTTTTGAACAATTATGGAGCTAATAGCGCTATCATCGGTgtaatgaaaacattcaaccgtttttctgagcactttgacttcgacgtttcgagagatgttttccgtagtaaaattttaagtgtattgagaaccctgtaattagacttagtactatttttatattaattttaagtcatcatttggaccaATATATGTTCCGTTGATTTCTatgtaataataaataaacatccaagaaattggagaactgttgccatggaccgattgaattttaggaattatgtgcatcaatttacacgttgatttgtttttcataaaaagtgttttcaattggccaattttatatttcaaatactTAGCATATGTATCTGATTTGTAAGCCAACAGATTCAGGGCTGAACGAGAAGCCCTTGTCACAATCATTGACCACAAAGTATACAAACAAAACTTTCCTTCGGCCTTTTAAAATCATCTTtgaagtattgtttttttttgtactcttAATTTACATGTATATCAAATGACatttaaactgatttaaatATTATCGTTTCCCAACGTCTGactcaaatatattttgaattctaaatcaagTGGAGAACTTTTGCACACTATATAATTTACAACGACGAATTTGCAGCCATTCTGTGCACCCATGTTCATCAATTTAGGGCAAAATAAGTGACCACATCAagtcaaaaattacatcaataGAGACTTCAAACATAACAACCAGAGGATTgaatgataaatttgataattctGTTTattcaaaaccagtttttttaaataaggattCATAAGCTCCTGGCAaacgaaaaaatattgtttatcacATGACACATGGCATTAGACTGACTTAATTTGAGtccttatttgatttttcaggtcatgaggttttaattatttttgattcaggttcaaaactcatccatatctttagcaaattttaaagtaacgttttcatgagtacaTCTCATCATTTAGGTTATtacgggaatttttttttcctaatatctGAAAAAGAGCATAAtagtttttgcctttctaacagaaaggtttggttatcggtcgatttgagagatcattaattatgggtcttagacatacctttataggtacctatcgactcagctcgacgagttctgttgatgtccgtggatttgtatgtgccattttaaaaatgtcaagaacgtttttgcgaaactgggctgcacaattaaaatgattttagtctcaaaagaatgcatttttttttctacacaaccctttcaaaaacgggaaaaaaaaaacaaaatagttgaaaccgttttctttaccaaatacatatcatacttattatggcataaaaaaagttgctagtggcgcctcgaagcagcagc
It includes:
- the LOC129747404 gene encoding uncharacterized protein LOC129747404, with protein sequence MKLFIASVLLAFVALGSAQSRQSSIDALTKLREAIPEIKYAQDSAVLKVSEAKQKASNALNNFYHNVFVTKTDLLQQIIKEESEVMEYGKALDSWCWENNVPKLEGIMGWIGIDFSNCIKALDNSISGIVATIYGQFQTDESNINKYSLFEVFERRNIINNPQSVLDAIANLQLNVDESVPEFDQTIREFEDDLNAKIPSYTSCMNQQMSMRRMEIQNLKDETQLCLELQ